A stretch of the Tannerella serpentiformis genome encodes the following:
- a CDS encoding hotdog family protein, which produces MLIDSLFTIRSREETPAGCTYVLAPDAGHAIYGAHFPGGPVTPGVCIIQTVKELAERSIGRPLFLRTVRNAKFLHVIDPRQATEVTFPLAISQPDEGGVAVSCVVTDAVGTLFAKISLLLEEVEG; this is translated from the coding sequence ATGTTGATTGATTCCCTATTCACAATCCGCAGCCGTGAGGAAACGCCTGCGGGATGCACCTATGTGTTGGCGCCCGACGCCGGCCACGCGATCTATGGCGCACACTTCCCCGGAGGCCCCGTGACGCCCGGCGTGTGCATCATTCAAACGGTGAAGGAGCTTGCGGAGCGGTCCATCGGTCGGCCGCTCTTCCTGCGCACCGTTCGCAACGCCAAGTTCCTCCACGTCATCGACCCGCGTCAGGCCACCGAGGTGACCTTCCCGCTCGCCATCTCCCAACCGGACGAGGGCGGGGTCGCCGTCTCGTGCGTCGTGACCGACGCCGTCGGCACACTCTTCGCCAAGATCAGCCTGCTGCTCGAGGAGGTGGAGGGATGA